A genomic segment from Mycoplasma sp. 1018B encodes:
- a CDS encoding restriction endonuclease subunit S, with product MHFIKFKKSRIHWKNSSGTALKGIRKDILKELEVKIPSLKTQEKIVKVLDNFELICKDLHIGLPAEKVKRQEQYEYYRDAIFKYLETGIIDNKGIGERESS from the coding sequence TTACATTTTATCAAGTTCAAAAAGTCAAGAATACATTGAAAAAATTCATCAGGTACTGCTTTAAAGGGTATAAGAAAGGATATTTTAAAAGAATTAGAAGTGAAAATACCTTCTTTAAAAACTCAAGAGAAAATAGTCAAAGTTCTTGATAATTTCGAATTGATTTGTAAAGATTTACACATTGGTCTTCCTGCTGAAAAAGTAAAAAGACAAGAGCAATACGAGTACTATCGCGATGCAATTTTCAAATACCTTGAAACCGGAATTATAGATAATAAAGGTATTGGAGAGAGAGAGAGCAGCTAA
- a CDS encoding restriction endonuclease subunit S — translation MIFENIKVTFSDIALLERGTRITKKDLTANGYNVKSGGINYLGKYSTFNREANQIVIAEFGTAGLVQWEKEKFWANDVCLTLKFKIKNINQKYIFIF, via the coding sequence TTGATTTTTGAAAATATCAAAGTAACTTTTTCTGATATTGCATTATTAGAAAGAGGCACGAGAATAACCAAAAAAGATCTTACTGCTAATGGTTATAATGTTAAAAGTGGTGGAATTAATTACTTAGGTAAATATTCTACTTTTAATAGAGAAGCAAATCAAATTGTTATAGCAGAATTTGGTACTGCGGGATTAGTTCAATGAGAAAAAGAAAAATTTTGAGCAAATGATGTATGTTTAACTTTAAAATTTAAAATTAAAAATATAAATCAAAAATACATTTTTATTTTTTAG
- a CDS encoding restriction endonuclease subunit S yields the protein MPEKINKDYISNLKINLPSLEIQNKIVNILDNFEAICKDLNIGLPAEIDKREQQYEFYLNKIFDYFQKINLFIFKKQIFVLFPCFPLKSYLDFLLIYLYIYY from the coding sequence ATTCCAGAAAAAATTAATAAGGATTATATAAGCAATTTAAAAATTAATTTGCCTTCATTAGAAATACAAAACAAAATAGTAAATATTTTAGATAATTTTGAAGCTATTTGTAAAGATTTAAATATCGGTTTACCCGCAGAAATAGATAAAAGAGAACAACAATATGAATTTTATTTAAATAAGATATTTGATTATTTTCAAAAAATTAATCTTTTCATATTCAAAAAACAAATTTTTGTACTTTTCCCGTGTTTCCCACTTAAGTCCTATTTGGACTTTTTATTAATTTATTTATATATTTATTATTAA
- the mutM gene encoding DNA-formamidopyrimidine glycosylase, producing the protein MPEMPEVITVCKNLNALIVNKTISKVEIFKDKMIQNVTVNEFINNLEGETILSITNFGKHIIFNLTNEKHIISHLRMTGKYNTYKRRRELEAHDYVVFTFSDNSALFYNDYRQFGTFHFKYSNELFNTLPLSKLAQEPAKLNIDQTWEKIKKRRIKIKTLLLDQSIVVGIGNIYANEALWDQKIHPATNICNLTKKKFRQIIKSAQLIMEKSTALGGSSIQSYTSVDGKKGFFQNFLKVHGHENDPCVRCGFKIIKIFLNQRGTYFCPECQKTREN; encoded by the coding sequence ATGCCAGAAATGCCAGAAGTTATTACAGTTTGTAAAAATTTAAATGCTTTAATAGTTAATAAAACAATTAGTAAAGTAGAAATTTTTAAAGATAAAATGATACAAAATGTAACAGTAAATGAATTTATTAATAATTTAGAAGGAGAAACAATTTTAAGTATTACCAATTTTGGTAAACATATTATTTTTAATTTAACTAATGAAAAACATATTATTAGTCATTTAAGAATGACGGGTAAATATAATACTTATAAAAGAAGAAGAGAATTAGAAGCTCACGATTATGTAGTTTTTACTTTTAGTGATAATAGTGCTTTATTTTATAATGATTATCGTCAATTTGGAACTTTTCATTTTAAATATAGCAATGAACTTTTTAATACTTTACCTTTAAGTAAATTAGCGCAGGAACCAGCTAAATTAAATATTGATCAAACTTGAGAAAAAATCAAAAAACGTCGTATTAAAATTAAAACTTTACTATTAGATCAAAGTATAGTAGTAGGTATAGGTAATATTTATGCAAATGAAGCTTTATGAGATCAAAAAATTCATCCAGCAACCAATATTTGCAATTTAACTAAAAAAAAATTTAGACAAATTATTAAATCAGCTCAATTAATAATGGAAAAATCAACAGCTTTAGGTGGCTCATCAATACAGTCTTATACTTCTGTTGATGGTAAAAAAGGATTTTTTCAAAATTTTCTAAAAGTTCACGGTCATGAAAATGATCCTTGTGTTCGTTGTGGTTTTAAAATCATTAAGATTTTTCTAAATCAAAGAGGAACATATTTTTGCCCGGAATGTCAAAAAACAAGAGAAAATTAA
- a CDS encoding restriction endonuclease subunit S, producing MKLFEELLGKELNLNEKKLSDIANVIVGECITRKEISEKGSFPVISGGVNPLGWYNKYNSDSSITISRAGTAGYIGFVETKYWLTDKCFSVSPIDKKEINTKFLFYYLISHKSNIDKIIKKGTVNTIRISDLKEIKIKYPEIKVQNKIVEILDKFTEYSTELKAELKARDEQYKFYRDKLFLNNNLSTNSNFISYKLEDILISLKTGLNPRDHFKLNTENANNFYLTIKEIISGKIVFNEKTDLINDEAMLKIQSRSNLEKDDILLSSIGTLGKVAIVDIPINNWNCSESIFY from the coding sequence ATGAAATTATTTGAAGAGTTATTAGGAAAAGAATTAAATTTAAATGAAAAAAAATTATCAGATATAGCTAATGTAATTGTAGGTGAATGTATTACTAGAAAAGAAATTTCTGAAAAGGGAAGTTTTCCCGTTATTAGTGGCGGGGTTAATCCATTAGGTTGATACAATAAATATAATTCTGATAGTTCAATAACAATTTCAAGAGCAGGAACAGCAGGATATATTGGGTTTGTTGAAACAAAATATTGATTAACAGATAAATGTTTCTCTGTATCACCTATAGATAAAAAAGAAATTAATACAAAATTTTTATTTTATTATTTGATAAGTCACAAAAGTAATATTGATAAAATAATAAAAAAAGGCACTGTAAATACTATTAGGATTTCTGATTTGAAAGAAATAAAAATAAAGTACCCAGAAATAAAGGTTCAAAACAAAATAGTTGAAATTCTTGACAAATTTACCGAGTATTCGACGGAACTGAAGGCGGAACTGAAGGCAAGGGACGAGCAATATAAATTTTATAGAGACAAATTGTTCTTAAACAACAATTTGTCTACAAATTCTAATTTTATTTCATACAAATTAGAAGACATTTTAATCAGTCTAAAAACAGGTTTAAATCCTAGGGATCACTTTAAATTAAACACTGAAAATGCCAATAATTTTTATTTAACAATAAAAGAAATAATAAGTGGAAAAATTGTGTTTAATGAAAAAACAGATTTAATTAATGATGAAGCAATGTTAAAAATACAAAGTAGATCAAATTTAGAAAAAGATGATATTTTATTATCAAGTATAGGAACTTTAGGAAAGGTTGCTATTGTAGATATCCCCATTAACAATTGAAATTGCAGTGAATCAATTTTTTATTAA
- the rsmD gene encoding 16S rRNA (guanine(966)-N(2))-methyltransferase RsmD: MLRVISGKYRSRILEQPPLEITRATIDRIKEAIFNSIRFNLENKIVVDLFAGSANLAIEALSNNAQKAYAVDNNLMAIKCIENNKKNLNLTNLEIIYSNAEDFLNKIDFECDYFFLDPPYKNINLLNNVLKIINNANLLSQNGLIIIETDNDKEIIIPSNLQIKRKKQYGKINIIYLEKKE, translated from the coding sequence ATGTTAAGAGTTATTTCAGGTAAATATCGTTCGCGTATATTAGAACAACCACCATTAGAAATTACAAGAGCTACAATTGACCGTATTAAAGAGGCTATTTTTAATAGTATTCGTTTTAATTTAGAAAATAAAATTGTAGTTGATCTTTTTGCTGGAAGCGCCAATTTAGCAATTGAAGCATTAAGTAATAATGCACAAAAAGCTTATGCTGTTGATAATAATTTAATGGCTATTAAGTGTATAGAAAATAATAAAAAAAATTTAAATTTAACGAATTTAGAAATTATTTATTCTAATGCAGAAGATTTTTTAAATAAGATTGATTTTGAATGTGATTATTTTTTCTTAGATCCACCTTATAAAAATATAAATTTATTAAATAATGTTTTAAAAATAATTAATAATGCTAATTTATTAAGTCAAAACGGTTTAATTATTATTGAAACTGATAATGATAAAGAAATTATAATTCCTTCGAATTTACAAATTAAACGTAAAAAACAATATGGTAAAATTAACATAATTTATTTAGAAAAGAAAGAATAA
- a CDS encoding Smr/MutS family protein — MKIDNYHQALDLHHLNQAQAVSQISLALLEAKETNKNKLYIITGKGKKVLQNTLDNVLLENNLEYALYNQGGVYEIQIPSNNNQKLNLNIEDAFNLWKNLDQESQEDLLNYIDEEFN; from the coding sequence ATGAAAATTGATAATTACCATCAAGCTCTAGATTTACACCATTTAAATCAAGCTCAAGCAGTAAGTCAAATATCTTTAGCTTTACTTGAAGCTAAAGAAACTAATAAAAATAAACTTTATATTATTACAGGTAAAGGCAAAAAGGTTTTGCAAAATACTTTGGATAATGTTTTATTAGAAAATAATTTAGAATATGCTCTTTATAATCAAGGTGGCGTTTATGAAATTCAAATACCTTCTAATAATAATCAAAAGCTTAATTTGAATATAGAAGATGCTTTTAATTTATGAAAAAATTTAGATCAAGAAAGTCAAGAAGATTTATTAAATTATATCGACGAGGAATTTAATTAG